One window from the genome of Epinephelus fuscoguttatus linkage group LG3, E.fuscoguttatus.final_Chr_v1 encodes:
- the vps37a gene encoding vacuolar protein sorting-associated protein 37A isoform X2 has translation MNWLFPLSKGSGPLPPLNSLQQQRQRQIESLKAAHPSLAEIQKDVEYRIPFTVNNSTISVNILLPPQFPQEKPVVSVYPPVGHHLVDSNNGTMITSPLITNFGMHSDLGKVIQSLLDEFWKSPPALMSSGTAGFPYMYKPSGMAPYPTQAYHYGPRHVGPSHTPPPGPGPAPAPMPHPGVDSTHGPPRAPAPYGLISDLPLPVPTGDSQAGLNGHMYKMPEIPESFPELCDLNLTQLSDMSENEDVLLEFFVSLPQLKQVTSDKEELVTSIVDMAKKNLQMEPQLEGKRQEMLYKYEQLTQMKSAFETRMQRQHELSESCSLSTLQARLKVAAHQAEEESEETAENFLEGRTDIDEFLTSFMEKRTLCHSRRAKEEKLQQSINTHGQFPTSH, from the exons ATGAACTGGCTTTTCCCCCTGTCTAAAGGCTCCGgacctctccctcctctcaaCAGCCTACAGCAACAAAGACAGCGGCAGATCGAGTCACTCAAAGCCGCTCACCCCAG CCTCGCTGAGATCCAGAAAGATGTGGAATACAGAATACCATTCACAGTCAACAACTCCACTATTAGTGTTAATAT cCTGCTGCCTCCTCAGTTCCCCCAGGAGAAGCCGGTGGTTAGTGTCTATCCCCCTGTTGGTCATCACTTAGTCGACAGCAATAATGGCACCATGATCACTAGCCCCCTCATCACTAAT tTTGGGATGCATTCAGATCTGGGTAAGGTCATCCAGAGTCTGTTGGACGAGTTCTGGAAGAGTCCTCCTGCCTTGATGTCCAGTGGCACTGCTGGCTTTCCATA TATGTACAAGCCGTCAGGCATGGCTCCTTACCCCACTCAGGCTTACCACTATGGTCCTCGCCATGTGGGCCCCAGTCACACACCACCTCCCGGTCCAGGCCCAGCTCCAGCCCCCATGCCTCACCCAGGGGTCGATAGTACCCATGGGCCCCCTCGAGCTCCAGCCCCATATGGACTGATCTCTGACCTGCCGCTGCCTGTTCCTACTGGAGACTCCCAG GCTGGACTGAATGGACACATGTACAAGATGCCTGAGATCCCAGAGTCCTTTCCTGAACTCTGTGACTTGAA TCTGACCCAGCTGTCGGACATGTCTGAAAACGAGGATGTGTTACTGGAGTTCTTCGTGAGTTTGCCACAATTGAAACAAGTCACCAGTGATAAAGAAGAGCTGGTCACCAGTATAGTGGACATGGCTA AGAAGAATCTTCAGATGGAGCCACAGCTAGAAGGAAAAAGACAAGAAATGCTTTACAAG TACGAACAGTTGACTCAGATGAAGTCGGCCTTTGAAACAAGGATGCAGAGACAGCATGAACTCAGTGAG AGTTGCAGTCTTAGTACACTACAGGCTCGGTTAAAAGTTGCAGCCCACCAGGCTGAGGAAGAATCGGAGGAAACAGCTGAAAACTTCCTGGAGGGACGCACAGACATAGATGAATTTCTCACCAGCTTCATGGAGAAGAGAACG CTTTGCCACAGCAGAAGGGCCAAAGAGGAAAAGTTGCAACAGTCCATCAACACACATGGACAGTTTCCTACCAGTCACTAG
- the vps37a gene encoding vacuolar protein sorting-associated protein 37A isoform X1, with translation MNWLFPLSKGSGPLPPLNSLQQQRQRQIESLKAAHPSLAEIQKDVEYRIPFTVNNSTISVNILLPPQFPQEKPVVSVYPPVGHHLVDSNNGTMITSPLITNFGMHSDLGKVIQSLLDEFWKSPPALMSSGTAGFPYSMYKPSGMAPYPTQAYHYGPRHVGPSHTPPPGPGPAPAPMPHPGVDSTHGPPRAPAPYGLISDLPLPVPTGDSQAGLNGHMYKMPEIPESFPELCDLNLTQLSDMSENEDVLLEFFVSLPQLKQVTSDKEELVTSIVDMAKKNLQMEPQLEGKRQEMLYKYEQLTQMKSAFETRMQRQHELSESCSLSTLQARLKVAAHQAEEESEETAENFLEGRTDIDEFLTSFMEKRTLCHSRRAKEEKLQQSINTHGQFPTSH, from the exons ATGAACTGGCTTTTCCCCCTGTCTAAAGGCTCCGgacctctccctcctctcaaCAGCCTACAGCAACAAAGACAGCGGCAGATCGAGTCACTCAAAGCCGCTCACCCCAG CCTCGCTGAGATCCAGAAAGATGTGGAATACAGAATACCATTCACAGTCAACAACTCCACTATTAGTGTTAATAT cCTGCTGCCTCCTCAGTTCCCCCAGGAGAAGCCGGTGGTTAGTGTCTATCCCCCTGTTGGTCATCACTTAGTCGACAGCAATAATGGCACCATGATCACTAGCCCCCTCATCACTAAT tTTGGGATGCATTCAGATCTGGGTAAGGTCATCCAGAGTCTGTTGGACGAGTTCTGGAAGAGTCCTCCTGCCTTGATGTCCAGTGGCACTGCTGGCTTTCCATA CAGTATGTACAAGCCGTCAGGCATGGCTCCTTACCCCACTCAGGCTTACCACTATGGTCCTCGCCATGTGGGCCCCAGTCACACACCACCTCCCGGTCCAGGCCCAGCTCCAGCCCCCATGCCTCACCCAGGGGTCGATAGTACCCATGGGCCCCCTCGAGCTCCAGCCCCATATGGACTGATCTCTGACCTGCCGCTGCCTGTTCCTACTGGAGACTCCCAG GCTGGACTGAATGGACACATGTACAAGATGCCTGAGATCCCAGAGTCCTTTCCTGAACTCTGTGACTTGAA TCTGACCCAGCTGTCGGACATGTCTGAAAACGAGGATGTGTTACTGGAGTTCTTCGTGAGTTTGCCACAATTGAAACAAGTCACCAGTGATAAAGAAGAGCTGGTCACCAGTATAGTGGACATGGCTA AGAAGAATCTTCAGATGGAGCCACAGCTAGAAGGAAAAAGACAAGAAATGCTTTACAAG TACGAACAGTTGACTCAGATGAAGTCGGCCTTTGAAACAAGGATGCAGAGACAGCATGAACTCAGTGAG AGTTGCAGTCTTAGTACACTACAGGCTCGGTTAAAAGTTGCAGCCCACCAGGCTGAGGAAGAATCGGAGGAAACAGCTGAAAACTTCCTGGAGGGACGCACAGACATAGATGAATTTCTCACCAGCTTCATGGAGAAGAGAACG CTTTGCCACAGCAGAAGGGCCAAAGAGGAAAAGTTGCAACAGTCCATCAACACACATGGACAGTTTCCTACCAGTCACTAG